The following proteins are encoded in a genomic region of Nitrospiria bacterium:
- the rapZ gene encoding RNase adapter RapZ, with protein MDLRLVIVSGLSGSGKTNALKCFEDLGYFCVDNLPPSLLPVFADLCTQSSAGITKVAVGIDIRERDFLRDFLGISNRLKEEGYPYELIFFEANDEVLVRRFSETRRPHPLAKNRPILEGIQQERQQLAELKKRSDRIIDTSTFTIQQLKDVIAQHYFDQGEIRKPSISVISFGYKYGIPYETDLLFDVRFLQNPNFVSDLKPLSGEDPAVQDYLFRKPEADKFIDLVQSFLSFLIPFYEKEGRPYLTVAIGCTGGRHRSVAIAKRLHDDLKAANYHVVLRHRDITRDR; from the coding sequence ATGGACCTACGATTGGTCATCGTCAGCGGATTGTCCGGTTCCGGAAAAACAAATGCGTTAAAATGTTTTGAAGATCTCGGATATTTCTGCGTCGATAACCTTCCTCCATCGTTGTTGCCCGTTTTTGCCGACCTGTGTACCCAGTCCAGCGCAGGAATCACGAAAGTTGCCGTAGGAATCGACATACGGGAACGGGATTTTTTACGGGATTTCCTGGGGATTTCGAATCGACTCAAAGAAGAAGGATACCCCTATGAATTGATCTTCTTTGAGGCGAATGATGAGGTGCTCGTCCGACGGTTTTCTGAAACGCGACGGCCTCACCCGTTGGCCAAGAACAGGCCCATTCTTGAAGGAATCCAACAGGAGCGGCAGCAATTGGCTGAATTGAAGAAACGGTCGGACCGAATCATTGATACATCCACCTTCACGATCCAGCAACTGAAGGATGTCATCGCCCAACACTATTTTGACCAGGGGGAAATTCGAAAACCCAGCATCTCCGTTATTTCGTTCGGATATAAGTACGGGATTCCCTACGAAACCGATTTGCTGTTTGATGTGCGTTTTCTTCAGAACCCGAATTTTGTATCCGATCTGAAACCTCTCTCCGGTGAAGATCCGGCGGTCCAGGATTATCTCTTTCGGAAACCGGAAGCGGATAAGTTTATTGACTTGGTTCAATCGTTCCTTTCTTTTTTGATCCCGTTTTATGAGAAGGAAGGTCGTCCCTATTTAACCGTCGCAATCGGTTGCACCGGAGGGCGTCATCGCTCCGTGGCCATCGCCAAACGGCTCCATGACGATCTCAAGGCCGCCAATTATCACGTGGTGCTGCGTCATCGGGATATCACCCGGGATCGCTGA
- a CDS encoding LptA/OstA family protein: MLRPSLKLVLIIGVFFWNGSPPFAAEAPTPSKTLSITSKSMTVKNMEHLAVFDGDVVMIKEDMTITSRHAEVTFASKDDTAGNSKSSSGLISPQSQFSDNEVTLIHATGDVVLKQGEKEAKSKEAFYYQKEDKVILLGDPVAWEKDTKITGTKMTIYLREDRSVVEGSKVLIHPNEPVQK, encoded by the coding sequence GTGTTACGGCCGAGCCTTAAACTCGTTCTGATCATCGGTGTTTTTTTTTGGAATGGTTCGCCCCCGTTTGCGGCGGAGGCGCCGACCCCATCCAAAACGCTTTCCATCACCTCTAAAAGCATGACGGTAAAGAACATGGAACATCTGGCCGTTTTCGACGGCGATGTGGTCATGATCAAGGAGGATATGACCATCACGTCCCGTCACGCGGAGGTGACGTTCGCTTCAAAGGATGACACCGCCGGAAACTCGAAATCATCGTCGGGCCTCATCTCTCCTCAATCTCAGTTTAGCGATAATGAGGTTACGCTTATTCATGCGACCGGCGACGTCGTCTTGAAACAGGGGGAGAAAGAAGCCAAATCCAAGGAGGCTTTTTATTATCAAAAGGAAGATAAAGTTATTCTGTTGGGCGATCCGGTCGCTTGGGAAAAAGATACCAAGATCACCGGAACCAAGATGACGATTTATTTGCGGGAGGATCGGAGCGTCGTTGAAGGCAGCAAAGTGCTGATTCATCCCAACGAGCCGGTGCAGAAGTAA
- the raiA gene encoding ribosome-associated translation inhibitor RaiA, giving the protein MQVTVTGRHMEITPALRDYAEQRLKKVARYSFKPIEAAVRLSVEKYRHTAEITLWVDGDRILAKEETDEMYRSIDRAMDKIEQRLRRYKEKLSRHKPPSAKRSSALKAPKTTPMITRDAYIVLRLSMDDAMTRLASVKAGHVVFFDDADDQLKILVRGTNGHLVLTELIIH; this is encoded by the coding sequence ATGCAGGTTACGGTTACAGGTCGACACATGGAAATAACCCCGGCCTTGCGCGATTATGCGGAACAGCGGTTGAAAAAAGTGGCCCGCTATTCCTTCAAGCCCATCGAGGCGGCCGTCCGGTTGTCGGTCGAAAAATATCGGCATACGGCCGAGATCACATTATGGGTTGATGGAGATCGAATTCTGGCCAAGGAAGAGACGGACGAAATGTATCGGTCCATTGACAGGGCGATGGACAAGATCGAACAACGGTTAAGAAGGTACAAGGAGAAGCTTTCCCGACACAAACCGCCGTCGGCCAAGCGATCCTCCGCTCTAAAAGCTCCGAAAACGACACCGATGATTACACGGGACGCTTATATCGTATTGAGGCTCTCGATGGACGATGCCATGACTCGGTTGGCTTCGGTAAAGGCCGGTCACGTTGTTTTCTTTGACGACGCGGATGATCAACTTAAGATATTGGTTCGCGGGACAAACGGCCATCTCGTGTTGACCGAACTGATCATCCACTGA
- the rpoN gene encoding RNA polymerase factor sigma-54 has translation MMKTRLDLRLTQKLIMTPQLQQAIKLLQLSRLELTQIVSQELLENPLLDELTDLEETVEEKKSEEDERTEETATDAAETELSSQWEEYIGDIQRENKETEYPSAAGDEPPSYEQTLTRPPSLSEHLLWQLRLSVATPRAVEIGKSIIGNIDEDGYLRISVEELATLTEAKKDEVERALTLVQSFDPLGVGARDLRECLLIQLEQLGLKGSLAEAIVANHLKEIETRRFQDIVKALGVSLEEVLAVVKIIQALEPKPGRPFLTDEAQIIIPDIFVVKSDDGYVVVLNDDGLPKLRISPYYQKLLLEKKQVPDATRNYLEGRFRSAIWLVRSIEQRNRTICKVAQSIVKFQREFLEKGVDYLKPLVLRQVADDISMHESTISRVTTNKYMHTPQGIFELKYFFNSSLSRSGEFGGEVSSVTVREIIRQMVSQEDPKNPLKDQEIVQRLKNQHIEIARRTVAKYRVELKIPQASRRRYVS, from the coding sequence ATGATGAAAACTCGGCTCGATTTAAGACTGACTCAAAAACTGATTATGACGCCGCAGTTGCAGCAGGCGATCAAACTTCTGCAACTCTCCAGGCTTGAACTCACCCAAATCGTTTCGCAGGAACTGCTGGAGAATCCATTGCTGGATGAGCTGACGGATCTGGAAGAGACGGTGGAGGAGAAAAAGTCCGAGGAAGACGAACGAACGGAGGAGACGGCGACGGACGCCGCGGAAACCGAGCTGTCCTCGCAATGGGAGGAATATATCGGAGATATTCAACGCGAAAATAAAGAAACCGAGTATCCGTCGGCGGCGGGCGACGAGCCGCCTTCTTATGAACAGACGCTGACCCGACCTCCATCCCTCTCGGAGCATCTCCTTTGGCAATTGCGATTGTCCGTCGCGACTCCCCGTGCCGTCGAAATCGGTAAAAGCATTATTGGGAACATCGATGAAGACGGGTATCTCCGGATTAGCGTTGAGGAACTGGCGACATTGACCGAAGCCAAAAAGGACGAGGTCGAACGGGCGCTCACGCTCGTTCAGAGTTTTGACCCGTTGGGAGTCGGCGCAAGAGATCTGAGGGAATGTTTATTGATCCAACTGGAACAACTCGGACTGAAGGGCTCGTTGGCCGAGGCGATCGTTGCGAATCATTTAAAGGAGATCGAGACCCGAAGGTTTCAGGACATTGTCAAGGCGTTGGGGGTTTCTCTGGAAGAAGTCCTGGCGGTCGTAAAAATCATTCAAGCCCTTGAACCCAAACCCGGACGGCCGTTTTTAACGGATGAAGCCCAAATTATCATTCCGGATATTTTTGTGGTTAAATCCGATGACGGCTATGTCGTCGTCCTCAACGACGACGGCCTGCCCAAGCTCCGCATCAGTCCTTATTATCAGAAATTGCTCTTGGAAAAAAAACAGGTTCCCGATGCGACCCGCAATTATCTGGAGGGCCGGTTTCGATCGGCCATTTGGTTGGTCCGCAGCATCGAGCAACGGAATCGGACCATCTGTAAGGTGGCGCAAAGCATTGTCAAATTCCAACGGGAGTTTCTGGAGAAGGGAGTGGATTACTTAAAACCCTTGGTTTTGCGACAAGTGGCCGATGATATTTCCATGCATGAGTCGACCATCAGTCGCGTGACGACAAACAAGTACATGCACACCCCTCAGGGAATTTTTGAGTTGAAGTATTTTTTTAACAGCAGTCTTTCACGAAGCGGAGAATTCGGCGGGGAAGTCTCCTCCGTCACCGTAAGGGAGATCATCCGGCAGATGGTGTCGCAGGAGGATCCGAAAAATCCCCTCAAAGACCAAGAAATCGTTCAACGCTTAAAAAATCAGCATATCGAAATTGCACGAAGAACAGTGGCCAAATACCGAGTGGAGCTTAAAATACCGCAGGCCAGCCGCCGTCGGTACGTATCCTGA
- the lptC gene encoding LPS export ABC transporter periplasmic protein LptC produces MSAAQFPRIFLLIFIGMLLSLLAWVLSVGIEHPQVLPSSKTLISKADIEMDGFTLKQIRNGTVEWDIRAKHAEVFEDRKEVFLKEMQAILQTAEGLQVRFSGDEGLLDTETHDFEIKKNDGDLDVSMNNGFTIRTPSMSWKDQEREIISLQPVQITAQRLLIRGDQLVVKLENQQFTVTGDVRVTAEP; encoded by the coding sequence ATGTCGGCGGCGCAGTTTCCGAGGATCTTTCTCCTGATTTTCATTGGAATGCTCCTGTCGTTGTTGGCCTGGGTTCTGTCGGTGGGAATCGAACATCCTCAAGTCTTGCCTTCGTCGAAGACGCTGATCTCCAAAGCGGACATCGAAATGGACGGGTTTACGCTCAAGCAGATTCGAAATGGGACGGTGGAATGGGATATCCGGGCCAAGCACGCCGAGGTGTTTGAGGACCGGAAAGAGGTGTTTCTCAAAGAAATGCAGGCGATTCTTCAAACCGCCGAAGGACTCCAAGTCCGTTTTTCAGGGGATGAAGGTCTCTTAGATACCGAAACGCATGACTTTGAAATCAAGAAGAACGACGGGGATCTGGATGTTTCGATGAACAACGGGTTTACAATTCGGACTCCATCGATGAGCTGGAAAGATCAAGAACGGGAGATTATATCGCTGCAACCGGTTCAGATCACCGCTCAGCGACTCCTCATACGCGGCGATCAGCTGGTCGTGAAACTGGAAAATCAGCAATTTACGGTTACGGGGGATGTCCGTGTTACGGCCGAGCCTTAA
- the lptB gene encoding LPS export ABC transporter ATP-binding protein: MLLCAKHLEKSFRKRKVVKDVSLDVKTGEVVGLLGPNGAGKTTVFYMMVGLISADQGEIFLDDRNITDLPMYRRARQGIGYLPQEPSVFRKLTVEENLLAILETLDLSHSERQERLYSLLKELNISHLSKNKAYALSGGERRRVEITRSLVTSPHFLLLDEPFAGIDPIAIIDIQKIIGQLKAKGIGILITDHNVQETLEITDRSYIISEGEILESGTSLDIANSSKAKAIYLGEKFRFLG, encoded by the coding sequence ATGCTTCTGTGTGCGAAACATCTCGAGAAAAGTTTTCGAAAACGCAAAGTCGTTAAAGATGTCAGCTTGGATGTCAAAACCGGTGAAGTGGTGGGGTTGTTGGGGCCGAACGGCGCCGGGAAAACGACGGTTTTTTATATGATGGTGGGCCTGATTTCGGCGGATCAGGGGGAGATTTTTCTCGATGATCGGAACATCACGGATCTCCCGATGTACCGACGGGCCCGTCAAGGCATCGGGTATCTTCCGCAGGAACCCTCCGTTTTTCGAAAACTGACCGTCGAAGAAAACCTGCTCGCGATCCTTGAGACGCTGGATCTTTCCCATTCGGAACGTCAGGAGCGCCTTTATTCCCTTCTCAAAGAACTGAACATTTCGCATCTGTCCAAAAACAAAGCCTATGCGCTATCGGGAGGCGAGCGCCGGAGGGTTGAGATCACGCGGTCGCTGGTGACCTCGCCGCATTTTCTGCTTCTGGATGAACCTTTCGCCGGCATCGATCCCATCGCGATCATCGATATTCAGAAAATAATCGGCCAATTGAAGGCCAAGGGTATTGGAATCCTGATCACGGATCACAACGTTCAGGAAACACTTGAAATTACAGACCGTTCTTATATAATCAGTGAGGGGGAAATCCTGGAATCGGGCACATCCCTTGATATCGCAAACAGTTCCAAAGCCAAGGCGATTTATCTGGGAGAAAAATTCCGTTTTCTTGGATAA